Below is a window of Candidatus Dadabacteria bacterium DNA.
AGAAACCCTGAGAATAGAAGCCGGAATTCCCGTCTACGGAAAGGATATGGATATTTCCACGATACCAATTGAAGCCGGCATATGGGATGTCCTTGACTTTGAGAAGGGCTGCTACGTGGGACAGGAGGTAATAGCAAGGATAAAGTGGAGAGGAAGAGTAAACTGGCACCTCGCGTATTTCGAGGCCCAGCAAGGCGGCAATGCACTGCCAGGAGACATTCTCTGGGTTAAGGAGAAAAAAGTGGGGAGAATAACCTCTTCAACATATTCTCCCACTTTGGGGAAAAACATCTCCATCGGCTATATAAGAAGGGAGTTTCGCGATTTTGAGGGAGAAATATCCGTTGGCGGGGAACACAGCTCCGACAGAACTCTGAACACAGTAAAAATAACGGAAAAACCCTTTTACAGCCGCTTTGCATAATTAAAAAAAATGCTATAGTCTAAAGGTTGACCGCTTGGCCGTGAATTTGTCCGTTTTACAGGTACATAAGGCAAGTATTCGGGTTTGATCATGTTTTAATTAAAGAGGTAATTACAAAAAATGATATTGGACAGGTTTCTGGAATATTTTTCAAACGACTTGGCAATCGACCTCGGAACTGCAAATACCCTTGTATACCTCAAAGGCAAGGGGATAGTGTCTAACGAACCGTCGGTGGTAGCGGTGCAGCACATTCCAGGACAGAAATCAAGGCTCATCGCTGTAGGAAGACAGGCCAGGGAGATGGTAGGAAGAACCCCCGATTCGATTAAAGCCATAAGACCTCTTCGCGACGGTGTTATCGCCGACTTCGAAGCGGCGCAGAAAATGATCGAGTATTTCATAAAGAAATCCAACGGCAATAAAAGAAGCTTAGTGCGCCCGAGAGTAATAATATCGGTTCCCCTTCAGATTACCGAAGTAGAGAAAAGAGCCGTAAGAGAATCAGCCGAGGCGGCGGGAGCCAGAAAAGTATATCTCATTGAAGAAACAATGTGCGCCGCCATAGGGTCTGGGATAGAAGTGGATAGGCCCTCGGGCAACATGGTGGTCGACATAGGAGGCGGTACCACAGGAATAGCAGTTATCTCACTATCCGGGATAGTCGTGAGTAAATCAATCAAAATCGGCGGAGACAGGATGGACGAAGCCATACAGCAGTGGCTGAGAAAAAGTCACAACATAGTAATCGGATACAGGACAGCAGAGGAACTTAAGAAAAAGTTCTCTTCACTCCCGGAGATAAACACCAGCAAAAAGACGCAGTTGAAAGTAACCGGAAGAAACAACATTTCCGGCGTTCCTTCAATGCTTACAATTGACTCGGAAGAAATCGGAGAGGCAGTAGAAGAAACCATAAACCAGATAGTCGACGCAATCATGCAGACTTTGGAGGAAACCCCGCCAGAACTCTCCGCGGACGTCTTTGAATCGGGAATAACGCTAGCCGGAGGCGGCTCGCTTCTAAGAGGGCTGCGCGACCGCATAGAGCAAAAAACCGGCATACAGATAAAAAGGGCCGAGCACCCCCTCGATTGCGTCGTTATTGGTTCCGGAAAAGCTCTCGAAGATATAGATTTTCTAAACTCCATCGCTATATAAAAAGCCAGTGATATCAGGCAGATTTCATAATGTCTCGATTATGGAGTCGCAAGTGCCGAATTCGGTCTTGACAAGGTGATTCCGTTCTGCAGAGAAAGCAGCGATTTACGTGTGCAGAAAAAGGGGGCGGGGAGCAAGAATGGTTGTGAAGCGGGAAAAACCCCTCGAAAAGCCACAAAAAATCATTTTGCATGGAAAGGACGGCATGGGTTCAGAATTTATAGATGCTCGAATTTAGAACGGAATCAGCGCAGACACATGTCACAGTCTTGATCACGGTGATTCCGTTCTGTAGAAAAAGCAGGGTTTATGCGTGCGATGACG
It encodes the following:
- a CDS encoding rod shape-determining protein — protein: MLDRFLEYFSNDLAIDLGTANTLVYLKGKGIVSNEPSVVAVQHIPGQKSRLIAVGRQAREMVGRTPDSIKAIRPLRDGVIADFEAAQKMIEYFIKKSNGNKRSLVRPRVIISVPLQITEVEKRAVRESAEAAGARKVYLIEETMCAAIGSGIEVDRPSGNMVVDIGGGTTGIAVISLSGIVVSKSIKIGGDRMDEAIQQWLRKSHNIVIGYRTAEELKKKFSSLPEINTSKKTQLKVTGRNNISGVPSMLTIDSEEIGEAVEETINQIVDAIMQTLEETPPELSADVFESGITLAGGGSLLRGLRDRIEQKTGIQIKRAEHPLDCVVIGSGKALEDIDFLNSIAI